One region of Oryza sativa Japonica Group chromosome 10, ASM3414082v1 genomic DNA includes:
- the LOC9266891 gene encoding uncharacterized protein, which produces MKKKSCHGRATHDPQHGLSKIAGESTKHQQGNISGSQAAAAVKSKPWKKRYLTFLSKFQNKMKKHKKPDNIKAHHTRSHKTRSILLSSSQIMEECSNLVQVIRHTAADCFAAAATAVAAAVDYEEDDHHQPYMQLDQVNYGVMKREAFGPVYLVT; this is translated from the exons atgaagaagaagagtTGCCATGGGAGGGCTACTCATGATCCTCAGCATGGTCTTTCCAAG ATAGCAGGTGAATCAACAAAGCATCAGCAAGGCAACATTTCAGGTTcccaagctgctgctgctgtgaagAGCAAGCCATGGAAGAAGAGATACCTGACCTTCCTGTCAAAGTTTCAGAACAAGATGAAGAAGCACAAGAAACCTGACAACATCAAGGCTCATCATACCAGGAGCCACAAAACCCGCAGCATTCTCCTCTCCAGCAGCCAGATCATGGAGGAATGCAGCAACCTTGTCCAGGTGATCCGgcacaccgccgccgactgcttcgccgccgcggcgacggcggtggcggcggcggtggactaCGAGGAGGATGATCATCATCAGCCTTACATGCAGCTTGACCAGGTGAACTATGGAGTGATGAAAAGGGAGGCATTTGGCCCTGTTTACCTGGTCACATAG
- the LOC4348523 gene encoding pumilio homolog 23, whose translation MVCFGSKALRRKGDKQRCLPEGDIDDSLPMRRGRKDKSEKPRKGGSSSSNRPSAEKAKHGRKKSGDGKKSKGRGKSCHSDSSIEMNPGHMKNDNTLLPSKASKPVTNFLRKRVDPETAKYFLEISYLFDNKEIDLEERATICANALEETKGKELELATDGPISHTLQVLVEGCELEQLCVFLHNSIESFHIIAVDKFGSHVAEAALKSLATHLEDEASRGIIEDILIRICKVIAGDAANVMSSCYGSHVLRTLLCLCKGVPLQSLQDFHTTKRSAVLAERLSCGSTRSGGSDPKNQGCGFSDIFKSFVREMLQNAKDDIASLETDKNSSLVLQTALKLSAGDDHELNYIISILLGFDEDDTAQKKDRSEQKNEIIALLEDTAYSHLLEVIVEVAPEELRNNMLTGTLKGALFAISSHHCGNYVVQALVASAKTSDQMEQIWDELGSRINELLELGKAGVVASILAACQRLETKRLESSQVLSAALSSNSESSDSIVAHMLFLENYLHQKSSWEWPLGAKMSVLGCLMLQSILQYPHQYIRPYVASLLAMDDNKILQISKDSGGSRVLEAFLCSSATAKRKFKVFAKLQGHYGEIAMNPSGSFLVEKCFTASNFSHKEAIVVELLAVQTELSRTRHGFHLLKKLDVDRYSRRPDQWRASQTSKETTQREFQVEFGLSSKGAGQNIEELLTSRSPSKKRKQKDKTDVTTEDASTNKQDLSHVGKTKRIKSEKTTCEKESSNKKPTNEDSGTSMAFLKNSAKRKSPGFLSDKPSFKRQKHHKPNAGNSSGKMFVRDSAGTPFVRNSGKQKRSIAELADLAGKEKLSASEVRKLLKTEMPGKS comes from the exons ATGGTTTGTTTTGGGTCAAAGGCTCTTCGACGGAAGGGTGACAAACAAAGGTGTTTGCCTGAGGGAGATATTGATGACAGCTTACCGATgaggagaggaaggaaggaTAAGAGTGAGAAGCCTCGAAAAGGGGGTTCTAGTTCAAGCAACAGACCTTCAGCTGAGAAAGCTAAACATGGGAGGAAGAAGAGTGGGGATGGGAAGAAGAGCAAAGGGCGTGGGAAGAGTTGCCATTCAGATAGTTCCATAGAGATGAATCCTGGCCATATGAAGAATGATAATACATTACTGCCCTCCAAGGCATCAAAGCCAGTAACAAATTTTCTCAG GAAAAGGGTTGATCCAGAAACTGCAAAGTACTTTTTGGAGATTTCTTACCTATTTGACAATAAGGAAATTGATTTGGAGGAGCGTGCAACTATATGTGCCAATGCATTAGAAGAAACTAAAGGGAAAGAGCTTGAACTTGCTACTGACGGTCCAATAAGCCACACTTTGCAGGTTCTTGTAGAAGGTTGTGAATTGGAGCAGCTATGTGTGTTCCTTCACAATTCCATCGAATCTTTTCATATTATTGCCGTCGATAAATTTGGATCACACGTGGCTGAAGCAGCTCTCAAGTCTCTAGCAACACATCTTGAAGATGAGGCCTCCAGGGGCATTATAGAAGATATATTGATTAGGATATGCAAG GTCATTGCTGGAGATGCTGCTAATGTGATGTCAAGCTGCTATGGATCACATGTGTTACGGACGCTTCTTTGTCTTTGTAAGGGAGTTCCCTTGCAATCACTGCAAGACTTCCACACTACAAAGAGATCTGCAGTTCTCGCTGAGAGATTAAGTTGTGGTTCAACTCGATCAGGTGGAAGCGATCCCAAGAACCAAGGATGTGGGTTTTCAGACATTTTTAAGTCTTTTGTCAGGGAAATGCTGCAAAATGCAAAAGATGATATTGCGAGTTTAGAAACTGACAAAAACAGTAGCCTTGTGTTACAG ACTGCACTTAAATTATCAGCTGGTGATGATCATGAATTGAATTATATAATATCAATTCTTCTTGGTTTTGATGAGGATGACACTGCACAGAAAAAAGATCGTAGTGAACAAAAGAATGAAATTATTGCTTTACTTGAAGATACTGCTTACAGCCATCTCTTGGAG GTCATCGTGGAGGTTGCCCCTGAGGAACTGCGCAACAATATGCTGACAGGTACTCTTAAGGGTGCACTATTTGCGATCTCATCTCACCACTGTGGTAACTATGTGGTGCAAGCCTTGGTAGCATCAGCTAAAACCTCAGACCAG ATGGAGCAAATTTGGGATGAACTTGGTTCCAGAATCAATGAGTTGCTTGAACTAGGGAAAGCGGGGGTTGTAGCTTCTATCTTAGCGGCATGCCAAAGGCTCGAAACAAAACGCCTTGAG AGTTCCCAAGTTCTTTCTGCAGCATTAAGTTCAAATTCTGAATCTTCTGATAGCATTGTTGCACATATGCTTTTTCTTGAGAACTACCTCCACCAGAAATCATCTTGGGAATGGCCTCTTGGTGCAAAGATGAGTGTCCTGGGTTGCCTGATGCTGCAATCAATTCTGCAATACCCACAT CAATATATTCGACCATATGTTGCAAGTTTGCTGGCTATGGATGATAACAAGATCCTCCAAATTTCCAAGGATTCAGGAGGTAGCCGTGTTCTTGAGGCTTTTCTATGTTCTAGTGCTACTGCAAAGCGGAAATTTAAAGTTTTTGCAAA GTTGCAAGGCCACTATGGAGAGATTGCTATGAATCCTTCTGGTTCATTCTTAGTTGAGAAGTGCTTTACTGCCAGTAATTTTTCTCATAAAGAGGCTATTGTGGTTGAGCTGTTGGCTGTGCAAACTGAACTTTCTAGGACAAGACATGGGTTCCACTTGTTAAAGAAGTTGGATGTAGACAG ATATTCAAGGCGACCTGATCAGTGGAGGGCCAGCCAAACATCGAAGGAAACTACTCAGAGAGAATTTCAAGTGGAGTTTGGCTTGAGCAGTAAAGGCGCTGGGCAGAACATTGAAGAACTTCTCACTTCTCGAAGTCCTTCCAAGAAGCGTAAACAGAAAGACAAGACTGATGTTACTACTGAAGATGCAAGTACCAACAAGCAGGATTTATCCCACGTAGGCAAAACCAAGAGGATAAAGTCCGAGAAGACAACTTGTGAGAAAGAATCAAGCAACAAGAAACCCACGAACGAAGATTCTGGGACCAGCATGGCATTCCTGAAGAACTCTGCCAAGAGGAAATCACCAGGCTTCCTTTCAGACAAACCAAGTTTCAAAAGGCAAAAACATCATAAACCCAATGCTGGCAATTCCTCTGGCAAGATGTTCGTTCGGGACAGTGCTGGCACACCATTTGTCAGGAATAGCGGCAAACAGAAACGGTCGATCGCCGAGCTTGCTGATCTGGCTGGTAAGGAGAAACTGTCTGCGAGTGAAGTGCGCAAACTTCTTAAGACTGAAATGCCTGGCAAGAGCTAG